GAAAACGACTGCTGTCTGGAGCAAAAAAAAGCTCCGCAGCGCGACGCGCGATCTGGCGCGACTTCCCTTCGAGACACCCACTGGTCGTCGTGTTATGGGCTGTTCTCGCCACTGATGATTTCGGCCGCTACTTCTTCAGCCCGAAAGCATAGACCTTTCCATCCCAGGTACAGACGTAGACGTTGCCTCCGGCAACCACTGGTTCACTGAAATGTGTGAAGCTGTCTATGAGCTTGCCGCTCGAGTATATTTGCCGCCCAGTTTCGGCATCGAGAGCGTACAAGACGGCGTTGGTACCGGGTTGCTTTCCGCCCGAGCGCGTTTCCGTTGCATTCTTTCCCGTTTGCAGGGCGTATACTACGCCGTTCGCCACAACGGGAGGGTCCGGCGTATGCATGTCGCGGGAAATCCACACCGGCGCCAGCATCGGTT
This region of Terriglobia bacterium genomic DNA includes:
- a CDS encoding PQQ-binding-like beta-propeller repeat protein — encoded protein: PMLAPVWISRDMHTPDPPVVANGVVYALQTGKNATETRSGGKQPGTNAVLYALDAETGRQIYSSGKLIDSFTHFSEPVVAGGNVYVCTWDGKVYAFGLKK